The Drosophila miranda strain MSH22 chromosome Y unlocalized genomic scaffold, D.miranda_PacBio2.1 Contig_Y7_pilon, whole genome shotgun sequence DNA segment AGAGACGGCGCACGATACTGTCGCCCCCGGCAGATCCTTCCCGCGGCGATACATGCCCAGAGGCCGGCCGAGCCCAGCGATAAGAGCTGGCCCTACACCTGGCCGATCGGCGCCCGAAATCCGATCGGAGCCCGCGTGCGACGCATAGCTGCGCTGCCCGTAAAACGAAAGTTACGAAGGGAAAAGAcgacaaaaataaaatatccaaaaaaaaaataaaataaaataaagaaagaacgaaaaaaaaatatataaatgtcAATTCGGCAGATTCAGGCATTACATTACACTCATGACACACATTCATAAACCCATGCCCCAAACGTCCATAATCGTCCCACGGATCCATTTACCATAGCTTAGATTACAGAATTGCAAGCCCGCTGACGCCGGCTCCCGTGAGTCGCGCTGTCAGCGGAGGGAAATGCATGACGTtagaaataaaagaaataagTCAGATTCCGAACGCCGAGCGAGCAAGGCGATTTTGATAAAACCCTACTATACCAGAACCAAAACAATGTAAGTTTTCGTCACGCCCCTGGGAGGCCCTAGAATTAAGAAGATTAATATAgattaaatagaaaatagaCACTCTCCCCCTCCCCGAACTCTACGCACCGAAGAACCAGCCATGAACGCCACCGAGAACACCCCAGCTAAGGCGCACCAGAGAGCCGCTGCATCAGCAGAGTCACCTCACGGATTTCTCCGACGCCGAGGAACGGGAGTCCGCTGCCAAGGCGGACGAGGAAGCCGCCCCGAAGCCAGGAGTAGCCGAAGAACCCCACACCTCCGATGGGGACATGTACGCAGATATGGAGCTAGACGCCGACGAGGCAGGGGCAGCCGACCACGAGGGTCCCCGAGACAGCCCCCCGCTGTTCTCCCGCCGACCATCCGGGTTCCGTCGAGAGAACCTGTGGTCGCCGCCGCCGTATAAACGACGAGCCGCGCCCTGCTCCCCGGAGCCAGGGTCACCGTCATTCGAAGAGGAGTTCGAAGATGCCGGTTCTAGCCAGCACAGCTTCCCGGAACCAGAGACGCCATCATACGCGCCGATGTTCGAACAGGAGTTTGAAGATGCCGGTTATCACCAGCGCCGCGATCCCCGAACCGGCCGTGGCATTTACCGCCCCGAGAGGGGGCTGGAGCGTTACACACCGAAACCATACAACGCGTACTACGACGACGGGGAGAGCGAAGAGGAGGAACCCTACGGTCGGCAATTCATAGCCGAAACAGAGACCTTTCACCACACGGTCACGCCATGGGGTTACGCGTCACGCGTAACCACCAGATGTCCGTAGACGTCTTTGTCCCTCCCGGCCGGAATGTCAACGCGTTCTTGAGGACATTCCGAGAAGCCGCGGAACCAATCGACTACCGCTCCGAACCGGCCGTCCCAGCCAGGGCAAGCCCCCCGCACGCCGAAGCGCGACCGCCAACGCCCGCATCGGATCCTCCCCGATGCCCCAATCCTCCCGAAGAGTCGGCGGCGGCCACGCCCCCACACGCCGAAGCGCGACCGCCAACGCCCGCATCGGATCCTCCCCGATGCCCCAATCCCCCAGAAGAGTCAGCGGCGACCACACCAACGCACGCCGAAGCGCCCCACGCGGAGGCAGCGCAAGGCCCTCCCACTGAATGGCCCACCGGGGCTACAGAAGAGGGAAACGCCGCTCCGGTTCGACAAGCGGAGCTGACCGAACCGGAGGAGTAGTGGGAAACGGGGCCGGACAGCGGGTACCCCACCATGACCCTACGGAGGGTAAAACAACCCGTTGCGGAGGAGACGGCGCCGACCCCCCAAACTGGGGAGTGGGAAGGACAAGACGAGTTGCTGGTGGACTGCGACTTGGATGAAATACTACGATTTCTTCAAGACGAATCTACGCGGGaggggcaaagtccagcggacttcTCCCTGATCGAAGAGCTGAACCAGCCCACCCAGTGGGGGGTAATCGCGCTGGCAGATTGGCAGGTGAACATCCCAGGCCGGGCCCTACCGGCGGGCCTCATCGAGGAGATACACCAGCGGCTGCTGGAAGCGGAGAGGCTCCGTTTCCGAAGCTGGTCCTGGGATCAGTGCTACCGGGTCCACAAGCGATCCCGGGCCGCGCCTGTCTGCGTCGACCTCCTCCCGGAAGAAAGGGGGGGGGGTGTAACGAACCTTAAGAAGGTTCGTCACAGCGCGCTGCATCGCGGGATCGTCACCGCCtcatttttcccctttttataTCTCCAGTTTCCCTTAAATATATCGTTACTTAGCCTTAAGAACAGAGAATGCATACGATAAATGTACCACCAATAAAGAAACTCATTCCCCATATCGTTTCG contains these protein-coding regions:
- the LOC117195197 gene encoding extensin-like, which encodes MHDLRRTREPLHQQSHLTDFSDAEERESAAKADEEAAPKPGVAEEPHTSDGDMYADMELDADEAGAADHEGPRDSPPLFSRRPSGFRRENLWSPPPYKRRAAPCSPEPGSPSFEEEFEDAGSSQHSFPEPETPSYAPMFEQEFEDAGYHQRRDPRTGRGIYRPERGLERYTPKPYNAYYDDGESEEEEPYGRQFIAETETFHHTVTPWGYASRVTTRSAEPIDYRSEPAVPARASPPHAEARPPTPASDPPRCPNPPEESAAATPPHAEARPPTPASDPPRCPNPPEESAATTPTHAEAPHAEAAQGPPTEWPTGATEEGNAAPVRQAELTEPEE